CCCAAAGGGGCCGCAGAGTTCCAGCGCCGTATGGCCGAGCATGTCTATCGGCGGCTCTTCCCGCTGATGGATGAAGGCTACGCACTGGAGGTCCGCAGCAGCGGCGGCAGTGACGGTCTGCTTCAGAGCTGGCTCGGCGACGGCCCCTGCTACCGGCAGCAGGGGGAAGACACCCTGGCCCGGCGGATGGCCGAGGCGTTCCGGCAGGCCTTCGAGGAAGGCGCCCACCGGGTGGTGCTGGTGATGTCCGACGCTCCGGGGCTCTCCGCCGCCTATGTCCGCCGTGCCTTCCACGCCCTCGATGACGCAGACGTCGTCCTCGGCCCGGCCCGGGACGGCGGCCACGTGCTGATAGGCTGCACCCGCTACGAACCGCAACTCTTCGACGATTCGCCGGAAGACGAAACCGGCATCCTCCCGCACCGGCTCCACAGGGCCCGTTCCACAGGGCTCGCCGTTTCCATGCTCCCCCCGCTGGCCGATGTGGACCATCCGGAGGATCTCCCCGTGTGGGAGCAGAACGCCGACGAGAGCGATGCCCTGCCGCTCTCGCTGGTCAGCGTGATCATCCCCACCTATCAGAGCGCAACCTACCTCGGGGAGGTGCTGATGCGCGCCTCGGCCCCAGGTGTGGAGCGGATTGTTGTGGACGGCGGCAGCACCGACGCTACCGGGGAGATTGCCCGGGGGTGCGGCGCCGCCCTGCTGCAGAAGTGCGGCAACCGCGCCCAGCGGATGAACTATGCGGCCAAACAGGCCGCCGGAAAGATCCTGCTCTTTCTCTACCCCGACATCCTTCTCCCCAGGGGATTCGCCGAGACCGTACGCCGCGCCCTGCTGGGTTCCAGGCGCTGGGGTGCCTTCGAGCTGGATATCGTGGAGGAGAGCTTTGTCAACAGCCTGGTGGAGAAGGGTGCCAACTTCCGCAGCCGGCGCTTCAAACTGCCCTTCGGCGACCAGGCCCTCTTTTTTACCCGCTCGCTCTTTACCCAGATGGGAGGATTCCCCACCCATTCCCTGATGGAGGATGTGGAGCTGGTCCACCGTCTGGCCAAGGCCATGCCCCCGGTGGTCGTCCGGCCGCCGGTGCGCTCCCCTGCCCGGGAGGACGGAACCCGGAGTATCTTCAAGACCGTTCTGGCCAACCAGATGCTGCTGGGCGCCCACGCCATCGGTGTCTCGCCCGGGAGACTGGTCCGAAAGCACCACAACAGATAGCCCTCCCTTTGCCCCCGAGCTGTGTGAATTGTGTACACAACACTTGACAGGTCCCCTGAAATGTGCTTATATACAGAACAACTGCGAATAGGTCTGCACCATGTTCCCGCACTATGTCGCGTGTTGCTGTGATACACCTCCATAGGCCTGAGCGCTCGCGCTGCCTCCAGCGAAGGGAGTGACGGCATGGCAGCCGGGTGCCGCCGAAGCATGATCGGTCGGCTTTCGGAGGACGTTCGTTGTACCGGCAACAGCACGCTTTCCTCGGAACCATCATCGAAGCGGTCGAGATCCTGTCGATATCCGTAGCGCATCGGTTCCACCGGGTTGCCGAACCCTGTGGCTCATCTCGTTTTTCATACCCTCTTCACGAGCAGGTTTGTAGGAACGCGCATTGTTATGCACGTGCGTTTTCTCGCGTGGGGCGAGAGAGCGGAACGCGTGTATCTATCCATAGATCGACTGTATAGGAGGTATAGAACTATGAGAAATGCAGTAAGGCTTCTTTCTGTCGCAGTGGTGATTGGTGCGCTGCTTGCGGCCCCCGTTTCAGCGGCCACCGACAAGCCGGTTACCTTTGTGGATTTCAGCTGGGACAGCTGCCAGCTCCACAACCGGATCATGGGCTACATCCTCGAGAAGGGGATGGACCGCGAGGCGGAGTACGTCTTCGCCGAGAGCATGCCCGGCCTCACCGGCCTGGAACGGGGCGACATCGACGTCGTCATGGAGGTCTGGGTGGACAACGTCCTGGAGTGGTGGGAGCAGGCCAACGAGAAGGCCACCATTGTGGACCTGGGTGCCAACTTCCCCGACGCGCCCCAGGGCTGGTACGTGCCCACCTATCTCGTCGAGGGCGACCCCGAGCGGGGCATCGAGCCCTCCGCGCCGGATCTGAAATCGGTAAAGGACCTCCCCAAATACAAGGAGCTCTTCGTGACGCCCGAGAACCCCGACAAGGGGCGTCTCTACAACGGTCCCGCCGGCTGGGTCTGCACCTCCATCAACGTGCAGAAGCTGGAGACCTACGGTCTGGCCGACGACTTCGAGGCCTTTTCGCCCGGATCCCAGACGGCCCTCGCCACGGCCATCGCCGGCGCCTACAAGAAGGGCGAACCTGTCCTGGCCTACTACTGGGAGCCCTCCTGGCTCATCGGTCTCTACGACATGACCCTCCTCGAGGAGCCCCCCTACCGGGAGGAGCTCTGGAACGACGAGGGCGGCTTCGGCTGCAGCTATCCCGCCGTCCGTGTGCGCATCGCCGCCAATGCCGACTTCGCCGATCTGAACGAGAATATCATGGCCATCCTGCGAAACTACGACACCACCCTCGCCCAGAACAACCTGGTGCTCTCCTACATGGAAAAGGAGGACGCCGATCTGGAGGAGGCGGCGGTCTGGTTCCTCAAGACCTATCCCGACGTCTGGAAGGACTGGATCCCCGAGCGGATGAGCGATGTGGCGGGCAACCTCGAGGCGGCGCTCGTCGAGGAGGAAGTGAAGTAGCATGGCGGAAGTGAAGTCCATGGGTGAAGCGGTTCGGATCTCGAACCTCTGGAAGGTCTACACCCGGGAGAAGTCACTGAAGATCGCTCCGGAGGAGCTGGAAAACGAGACGAGGCGGAAGGAGCTGGAGGAGAAGGGGAGCGCGGTCTTTGCCGTGCAGGATGTGAGCTTCGGCGTTCGTCCCGGGGAGGTCTTCATCGTCATGGGGCTCTCGGGAAGCGGCAAGTCCACCCTGATCCGCTGTCTGCTCCGGCTGGTGGAGCCCACCTCGGGGGGCATCACCATCAACGGTACCGATGTGACCGCCATGAACACCAGGGAGCTCAAGCACTTCCGGCAGACCCAGACGGCCATGGTCTTCCAGCACTACGGTCTGCTGCCGCACCGGTCGGTGCTGGACAACGTGGCCTTCGGCCTCAAGCTCCGCGGGATCGGGCGCGACCAGCGCAACGAGAAGGCCAAACAGGCCATCGCCCAGGTGGGCCTCAAGGGCTGGGAGAGCTACTATCCCGCCTCGCTGAGCGGCGGCATGCGCCAGCGGGTGGGCATCGCCCGGGCGCTGGTGGCCGAGTCGCCGGTGCTCTTGATGGACGAACCCTTCAGCGGTCTGGATCCGCTGATCCGCCGGGAGATGCAGGATGAGCTGCTCCGGCTTCAGGAAGAGGTGCACAAGACCATCTTCTTCGTCACCCACGATCTCAGCGAGGCCCTCAGACTGGGCGACCGGATGGCCGTGATGCGCAGAGGCCGGGTGGTGCAGGTCGGCGCTCCGGACGACATCATCGCCGATCCCGCCGACGAGTACGTGGCCAAGTTTGTGCAGGACGAGCGCGAGCAGTTCACCCGCGCCGAGCGGCACATTGTCAACAAACCCGACAAACAGGTCGCCGGGGGGGAGTGGTAGATCATGTTTCCCGAAGCCTGGGAATTCCATGTGGCCGATTCGGTCAACGACTTTGTGGAGTGGTTGCTGCAGTCCTTCGCGCCCTTCTTCGACAGCGTCTCGGCGGGGATCCTGAGCCTGCTGCTGAAGATCAACGGTTTCCTCGACGCCCTGCCCTGGTGGCTGGTGATCGCGGTGATCTTTCTGATCGCCTACGTCACCACCAGAAAGGCGGTCTTCGCTGTGGTGATGGGGCTGCTGCCGGTGGTGATCGGGGTCTTCGGTCTCTGGCCCATGGCCATGGACACCCTCTCGGTGGTCATCACCGCCGTGGTGCTGGCGCTGGCCTTCGGCCTCCCCATCGGGATCCTGATGGCGCAGTTCAACCTGGCGTCGCTGCTGATCAAGCCGATCCTCGACGGGATGCAGACCATGCCCAGCTTCGTCTACCTGATCCCGGCGATGATGCTCTTTGGTCTGGGGAAGGTGCCCGCCGTGCTGGCCACCTTCATCTACGCCGTGCCGCCGGTGATCCGTCTCACCGAGCTGGGGCTGCGGCATGTGCCCACCTCCGTGGAGGAGGCGGCCATGGCCTACGGGGCCGGCCGCTGGCAGATGCTCAAGGAGGTCCAGATTCCGCTGGCCATGCCCTCCATCCTGGCCGGCGTGAACCAGACCACCATGATGGCCCTGGCCATGGTGGTGGTGGCCTCCATGATCGGCGCCCGCGGACTGGGGCAGGAGGTGCTGCTCTCCATCAACCGTATCGACGTGGGCCGCGGCTTCGAGGCCGGCCTGAGCGTGGTGGTCATGGCCATCGTCATCGACCGCCTCACCCAGGGCGTGGCCAGGCGCTGGGAGCCGCCCACCGCCTAACCGGCAACAGCGACAGACAACGGCACATACGACAGCCCCGGACCGTATCGGCCCGGGGCTGTCGCTGACTGGGGTGCCGTTTAGAGGTGTTCTTCTGCTTTGAGCGTCAGCAGATCGTCCAGGACGCCGTAGGCGGTGTCGTAGAGGTCCGGGGTCTCCTGGATCACGTGTATGGGTGCCATCAGGTCGGTGTGGTAGCGCAGGATGTTGCCGCTGCCGGTGATGGCGGCGAAGTGGTGGTCCTGAGGGATGCGTTCCACGCCCACGCCGGCCCGCACGTGCTCCCCGTCGCGGCGGGCGCGGCAGATCAGCTTGAGATGGTGGCCGGCCCGGCGCGCTGCGGAGACATCCTCCAGGGTGATGCCGGCGATCCCCTCGCGTTCCACATCGAAGGGCGTGATCCCGGCGTCCATCAGCACATTGGCCAGCGCCGCCGTCTTGGCGGCCGCGTCCCAGCCGTCGATGTCGTTGGAGGGATCCGCCTCGGCTATCCCCACCTGCTGGGCCTGCCGGACCGCCTCGTCGAAGGAGATGCCCTTCTCCATACTGGTGAGGATCACGTTGGTGGTGGAGTTGAAGATCCCGTCCACCTCGGTGACGGTGCAGCCCTTCAGGCAGCCTCTGGCCAGGTTGAAAATCGGTGCGCCGTCCATCACCACCGTCTCGAAGAGGAAACGCCTGCGTTGCTCCCTGGCGATGCGGTCGAGCTCGCTCCAGGCGAAGGCCACCGGTCCCTTGTTGGCCGACACGGCGTGCTTGCCCCGCTGGAGGGCCGTGCGGATGTGGGAGAGCGCCGGTTCGCCCCGCCCGTCGATGGAGAGGGTGGAGAGCTCCACCAGCACGTCGTACTCCAGGGTCTGCGCCGCCTCCAGGGCGGTCATCCTGGCGGCGTCGGGGTGTTCCGTGAAGCCGTCTGCGTCCAGGTAGCTGTGGTAGGCCTCCGCCAGGGCGATCCCGTCGGGGTTGGCAACGGCGCCGTGGTTCTTGGTGACGATCGCCGCCGGGGTGAGGTCGAGCCCCGCCAGTCCGGGGAAACGCTCCCGCTCGTCGGTGAGGATCCGTGCCATGGTCTTCCCCACATTACCGAAACCGATGATCAGCGCGTGCATCGCACCACCTTCTTTTCCATAGGGTATTGTACATCGAGTATACCATCCGATGCTGCGCCGGAGGCTTGTAACGATGCAGACGGCCACGTATGATGAACGAAGACTGGACGCAGGCCGAAAACCGAGGACTGAGGAGTGAGACGATGGCAATCGAGGTGCGTGTTGCGGGGAAGGGAGCCATCACCAGCGAACGGCCGCTCAGCGGGCGTGATGTGCTGCGGCGGGTCGCCCCGGGGGATGCCGACCACGTGATGGCCTGGCGGGTGAACCGCTACCTCCGGCCGCTGGGCTGGGTGGTCGACGAGGACGCCGAGGTGGAGTTCGTGGACACCTCCAGCTTCGAGGGGATCGAGGTCTACCGCCGGACCCTCAGCTGGGTGCTGGCCCTGGCCTGCCGCCGGGCGCTGGGGGTGGATGTCTTCGTGCGCCACTCCATCAGCCACTCCTACTACTGCGAGCTTGCCGAGGGGGAGATCACCGAGGAGAAGGTGGCCAGGGTGCGCGACGCCGTGCAGGCCCTGATCGACCAGGACATCCCCATTGTCCCGGAGGTGCTGCCGCTGGACAAGGTGCGCCGGATCTTCAACCGCCAGGGCAACCACGACAAGGCCCGGCTCTTCCGCTGGGCCGCCCAGGACCCCGTGAACCTCTACCGCTGCGGGAAGCGCTACGGCTTCTTCTATGCCCCGCTGGCGCCCTCCACCGGCTTTGTGGGGACCTTCGACCTCCTGTACTACCCGCCGGGGATGGTGCTGCGCTTTCCCACCGTGGCCTATCCCACCGGCCTGCCGCCCTTCCACGCCTCCAGCCACCTGGTGGATGTCTTCCGCGAGTACGGCCAGTGGCTGGATGTCCTCAATGTGAGCACCATGGCCAGCCTCCACGAGCAGGTGGCCCAGGGCCGTGCCCAGGACCTGATCCTCATCTCCGAGGCCTTCCACTCCCAGCGCCTGGCGCGTCTGGCCGAGGAGATCGGCCGCCACCGGGACATCAAGGTGCTCTGTCTGGCCGGCCCATCGGCGTCGGGCAAGACCACCACCGCCCGGCGGCTGGAGGTGCAGCTGCAGGTCTGCGGGCTGCAGCCCGTCACCCTCTCGCTGGACAACTACTTCCTCAGCCGCGAGCAGACACCCCGGGACGAGGAGGGCAACTACGACTTCGAGGCTCTGGAGGCCCTGGATCTGGAGCGGATCAACAGCGACCTTTCCAGGCTCGTGGCGGGGGAGGAGGTGCAGCTGCCGAGGTTCGACTTCGTCACCGGCAGCCGGAAGCCCGGCAGGACGGTGCGGCTTGGCGAGCGGAACGTGCTCATCGTGGAGGGGATCCACGGCCTCAACGACCGGGTGACCGCCTCGGTGCCGCCGGACCGGAAGTACCGGCTCTTCGTGGCGCCCCTCACCGGGGTGAGCCTGGACCGGCACAACCGCACCAGCACCACCGACAACCGCCTGCTGCGCCGCCTGGTGCGGGACCACAACACCCGCGGCTACAGCCCCGAGCGGACGCTGCTCCAGTGGCCCTCGGTGGTCCGG
This DNA window, taken from Synergistales bacterium, encodes the following:
- a CDS encoding betaine/proline/choline family ABC transporter ATP-binding protein (Members of the family are the ATP-binding subunit of ABC transporters for substrates such as betaine, L-proline or other amino acids, choline, carnitine, etc. The substrate specificity is best determined from the substrate-binding subunit, rather than this subunit, as it interacts with the permease subunit and not with substrate directly.), with the translated sequence MAEVKSMGEAVRISNLWKVYTREKSLKIAPEELENETRRKELEEKGSAVFAVQDVSFGVRPGEVFIVMGLSGSGKSTLIRCLLRLVEPTSGGITINGTDVTAMNTRELKHFRQTQTAMVFQHYGLLPHRSVLDNVAFGLKLRGIGRDQRNEKAKQAIAQVGLKGWESYYPASLSGGMRQRVGIARALVAESPVLLMDEPFSGLDPLIRREMQDELLRLQEEVHKTIFFVTHDLSEALRLGDRMAVMRRGRVVQVGAPDDIIADPADEYVAKFVQDEREQFTRAERHIVNKPDKQVAGGEW
- a CDS encoding ABC transporter substrate-binding protein, producing MRNAVRLLSVAVVIGALLAAPVSAATDKPVTFVDFSWDSCQLHNRIMGYILEKGMDREAEYVFAESMPGLTGLERGDIDVVMEVWVDNVLEWWEQANEKATIVDLGANFPDAPQGWYVPTYLVEGDPERGIEPSAPDLKSVKDLPKYKELFVTPENPDKGRLYNGPAGWVCTSINVQKLETYGLADDFEAFSPGSQTALATAIAGAYKKGEPVLAYYWEPSWLIGLYDMTLLEEPPYREELWNDEGGFGCSYPAVRVRIAANADFADLNENIMAILRNYDTTLAQNNLVLSYMEKEDADLEEAAVWFLKTYPDVWKDWIPERMSDVAGNLEAALVEEEVK
- a CDS encoding ABC transporter permease subunit, which codes for MFPEAWEFHVADSVNDFVEWLLQSFAPFFDSVSAGILSLLLKINGFLDALPWWLVIAVIFLIAYVTTRKAVFAVVMGLLPVVIGVFGLWPMAMDTLSVVITAVVLALAFGLPIGILMAQFNLASLLIKPILDGMQTMPSFVYLIPAMMLFGLGKVPAVLATFIYAVPPVIRLTELGLRHVPTSVEEAAMAYGAGRWQMLKEVQIPLAMPSILAGVNQTTMMALAMVVVASMIGARGLGQEVLLSINRIDVGRGFEAGLSVVVMAIVIDRLTQGVARRWEPPTA
- a CDS encoding nucleoside kinase yields the protein MAIEVRVAGKGAITSERPLSGRDVLRRVAPGDADHVMAWRVNRYLRPLGWVVDEDAEVEFVDTSSFEGIEVYRRTLSWVLALACRRALGVDVFVRHSISHSYYCELAEGEITEEKVARVRDAVQALIDQDIPIVPEVLPLDKVRRIFNRQGNHDKARLFRWAAQDPVNLYRCGKRYGFFYAPLAPSTGFVGTFDLLYYPPGMVLRFPTVAYPTGLPPFHASSHLVDVFREYGQWLDVLNVSTMASLHEQVAQGRAQDLILISEAFHSQRLARLAEEIGRHRDIKVLCLAGPSASGKTTTARRLEVQLQVCGLQPVTLSLDNYFLSREQTPRDEEGNYDFEALEALDLERINSDLSRLVAGEEVQLPRFDFVTGSRKPGRTVRLGERNVLIVEGIHGLNDRVTASVPPDRKYRLFVAPLTGVSLDRHNRTSTTDNRLLRRLVRDHNTRGYSPERTLLQWPSVVRGSHRHIFPHQEHADAMFNTALIYELSVLKGYAEPLLRTVSEESPVFGDAQRLLAMFRYVPVVPADKVPIVSIIREFIGGGCFEV
- a CDS encoding TIGR04282 family arsenosugar biosynthesis glycosyltransferase, with amino-acid sequence MDRVILFTRYPRTGTTKKRLVPRLGPKGAAEFQRRMAEHVYRRLFPLMDEGYALEVRSSGGSDGLLQSWLGDGPCYRQQGEDTLARRMAEAFRQAFEEGAHRVVLVMSDAPGLSAAYVRRAFHALDDADVVLGPARDGGHVLIGCTRYEPQLFDDSPEDETGILPHRLHRARSTGLAVSMLPPLADVDHPEDLPVWEQNADESDALPLSLVSVIIPTYQSATYLGEVLMRASAPGVERIVVDGGSTDATGEIARGCGAALLQKCGNRAQRMNYAAKQAAGKILLFLYPDILLPRGFAETVRRALLGSRRWGAFELDIVEESFVNSLVEKGANFRSRRFKLPFGDQALFFTRSLFTQMGGFPTHSLMEDVELVHRLAKAMPPVVVRPPVRSPAREDGTRSIFKTVLANQMLLGAHAIGVSPGRLVRKHHNR
- a CDS encoding homoserine dehydrogenase; this translates as MHALIIGFGNVGKTMARILTDERERFPGLAGLDLTPAAIVTKNHGAVANPDGIALAEAYHSYLDADGFTEHPDAARMTALEAAQTLEYDVLVELSTLSIDGRGEPALSHIRTALQRGKHAVSANKGPVAFAWSELDRIAREQRRRFLFETVVMDGAPIFNLARGCLKGCTVTEVDGIFNSTTNVILTSMEKGISFDEAVRQAQQVGIAEADPSNDIDGWDAAAKTAALANVLMDAGITPFDVEREGIAGITLEDVSAARRAGHHLKLICRARRDGEHVRAGVGVERIPQDHHFAAITGSGNILRYHTDLMAPIHVIQETPDLYDTAYGVLDDLLTLKAEEHL